In the Ipomoea triloba cultivar NCNSP0323 chromosome 6, ASM357664v1 genome, one interval contains:
- the LOC116022130 gene encoding floral homeotic protein FBP1-like isoform X2, which produces MGRGRIEIKRIENSSNRQVTFSKRRNGMLKKAKEISVLCDARVSVIIFGSSGKMHEFSSSPLVEILDQYHKLTGKRLWDAKHENLENEINRIKKENDNMQIELRHLKGEDISSLNYRELMILEDALQNGLGSISEKQMEVWRNLTKRYDQSQGVAEENEQLSYRLRQLEIAAMNRNLGEMGEVFNQRESNDYESQMPFTFSVQPMQPNLQDR; this is translated from the exons ATGGGGAGAGGAAGGATTGAGATAAAGAGGATAGAGAACTCGAGTAACAGGCAGGTGACTTTCTCCAAGAGGAGAAATGGGATGCTCAAGAAAGCTAAGGAGATCAGCGTTCTGTGCGATGCACGCGTGTCGGTCATCATCTTCGGCAGCTCCGGCAAGATGCATGAGTTCTCCAGCTCCCc GCTTGTGGAAATTCTGGATCAATACCACAAACTCACTGGGAAAAGATTGTGGGATGCCAAGCATGAG AATTTGGAGAATGAAATCAACAGAATCAAGAAAGAGAATGACAACATGCAGATTGAGCTGAG GCACCTGAAGGGAGAAGATATTTCATCTCTGAACTACAGAGAGCTTATGATCTTGGAGGATGCCCTTCAAAATGGGCTGGGGAGCATCTCTGAGAAGCAG ATGGAAGTCTGGAGGAACCTTACAAAACGA TATGATCAGAGTCAAGGTGTGGCAGAAGAGAATGAACAACTTAGTTACCGGTTG CGGCAACTGGAGATAGCAGCGATGAATCGGAACTTGGGAGAGATGGGGGAAGTGTTCAACCAGAGAGAGAGCAACGACTATGAATCTCAGATGCCATTCACCTTCAGTGTGCAGCCAATGCAACCCAATCTTCAAGacagataa
- the LOC116022130 gene encoding floral homeotic protein FBP1-like isoform X1 — translation MGRGRIEIKRIENSSNRQVTFSKRRNGMLKKAKEISVLCDARVSVIIFGSSGKMHEFSSSPLVEILDQYHKLTGKRLWDAKHENLENEINRIKKENDNMQIELRHLKGEDISSLNYRELMILEDALQNGLGSISEKQMEVWRNLTKRKYDQSQGVAEENEQLSYRLRQLEIAAMNRNLGEMGEVFNQRESNDYESQMPFTFSVQPMQPNLQDR, via the exons ATGGGGAGAGGAAGGATTGAGATAAAGAGGATAGAGAACTCGAGTAACAGGCAGGTGACTTTCTCCAAGAGGAGAAATGGGATGCTCAAGAAAGCTAAGGAGATCAGCGTTCTGTGCGATGCACGCGTGTCGGTCATCATCTTCGGCAGCTCCGGCAAGATGCATGAGTTCTCCAGCTCCCc GCTTGTGGAAATTCTGGATCAATACCACAAACTCACTGGGAAAAGATTGTGGGATGCCAAGCATGAG AATTTGGAGAATGAAATCAACAGAATCAAGAAAGAGAATGACAACATGCAGATTGAGCTGAG GCACCTGAAGGGAGAAGATATTTCATCTCTGAACTACAGAGAGCTTATGATCTTGGAGGATGCCCTTCAAAATGGGCTGGGGAGCATCTCTGAGAAGCAG ATGGAAGTCTGGAGGAACCTTACAAAACGA AAGTATGATCAGAGTCAAGGTGTGGCAGAAGAGAATGAACAACTTAGTTACCGGTTG CGGCAACTGGAGATAGCAGCGATGAATCGGAACTTGGGAGAGATGGGGGAAGTGTTCAACCAGAGAGAGAGCAACGACTATGAATCTCAGATGCCATTCACCTTCAGTGTGCAGCCAATGCAACCCAATCTTCAAGacagataa
- the LOC116023389 gene encoding uncharacterized protein LOC116023389, whose amino-acid sequence MSIYYLPATFCEHLECIMNQYWWGSHGSGGGGIRWMSCSRMCCSKMKGGLGYKHLNRFNIALLAKQGWRLLTNPSSLAARLYKARYYPHADFLDAKIGANPSYCWHSIMASQDILRAGCFKRIGNGEATLVWKHPWLPDSEDPYVHTACSDQNVNMRVSALINQNTKDWGLGHSP is encoded by the coding sequence ATGAGTATTTACTATCTTCCTGCAACGTTTTGTGAGCACTTGGAATGTATCATGAATCAGTATTGGTGGGGTTCTCATGGCAGTGGTGGTGGCGGTATTCGCTGGATGTCATGCAGTCGAATGTGCTGTTCAAAGATGAAAGGAGGTTTGGGTTATAAACATCTCAATAGATTCAATATTGCGTTATTAGCCAAGCAAGGTTGGCGCCTTCTAACTAATCCATCTTCTTTGGCAGCCCGGTTATATAAAGCTCGTTATTACCCTCATGCCGATTTTTTAGATGCGAAAATTGGAGCCAACCCCAGCTATTGTTGGCATTCCATTATGGCAAGCCAAGATATTCTTCGAGCTGGTTGTTTTAAGCGGATTGGTAATGGTGAGGCGACTCTAGTTTGGAAGCACCCTTGGCTTCCTGACTCAGAAGACCCTTACGTTCATACCGCTTGTTCTGATCAGAATGTGAATATGAGGGTATCTGCATTGATCAATCAGAATACAAAGGATTGGGGACTTGGACATTCTCCATAA